Below is a genomic region from Pseudomonas frederiksbergensis.
TCGCCTATGTCGACAAGGGGTTCTACACCAACACGATTTTCCACCGGGTGATCCCGGGCTTCATGGTCCAAGGGGGAGGCTTCACCGCGCAGATGGTGCAAAAGCCGACCGAGGCGCCGATCAAGAACGAAGCCAGCAACGGCCTGCACAACGTGCGCGGCAGCTTGTCGATGGCGCGCACCTCGGATCCGGATTCGGCCACCAGCCAGTTCTTCATCAACGTGAAGGACAATGACTTCCTCGACCCTGGCCGCGATGCCGGTTATGCGGTATTCGCCAAGGTGGTCAAGGGCATGGACGTGGTCGATGTCATCGTCAACTCGCCAACCACCACCAAGCAAGGCATGCAGAATGTGCCGATCGACCCGGTGCTGATCAAGTCGGCCAAGCGCATCGACTAAACTGCATAAGGCGTCCTGAGCGGCAGCGGTGTGTTCACCGTGCCGCTCGCATCGAAAAAAGGAGAGCCCGTACGCGGGTGTTTATCTGATGCTCTATCGTCGTTTCGAAAAACTGATCGATATTTTCCGTGACGCCCCGACGGCGGCTCCGCCGAGCCGGGTTCTCCCCTTCTATACCTATTACCTGCGTCAGGTCTGGCCGAGTTTTGCTGCGCTGTTGGTCGTCGGCTTGATCGGCGCGCTGATCGAAGTGGCATTGTTCAGTTACCTGAGTCGAATCATCGATTTGGCCCAAGGCACGCCCAATGCAGACTTCTTCAAGATTCACGGTGTCGAGCTGGCCTGGATGGCGGCAGTCGCACTGATTCTGCGGCCGATATTCGTCGGCCTGCATGACCTGCTGGTGCATCAAACCCTGAGCCCCGGCATGACCAGCATGATTCGCTGGCAAAACCACAGTTACGTGCTCAAACAGAGCCTGAATTTTTTCCAGAACGACTTCGCCGGGCGCATCGCCCAACGGATCATGCAAACCGGCAACTCCCTGCGCGACTCCGCGGTGCAAGCTGTAGACGCCTTATGGCATGTACTGATCTACGCGATCAGCGCTCTGGTGCTGTTCGCCGAAGCCGACTGGCGCCTGATGATCCCGCTGCTGACCTGGATCGCCTGCTACATCGGCGCACTGTGCTACTTCGTGCCGCGGGTCAAGGAACGTTCGGTGGTGTCCTCCGATGCGCGCTCCAAACTCATGGGCCGGATCGTCGACGGCTACACCAACATCACCACGCTGAAACTCTTCGCCCACACCCATTTTGAACAGCAATACGCGCGCGAAGCTATCGCAGAGCAAACTGAAAAATCCCAACTGGCCGGCCGCGTAGTCACCAGCATGGACGTGGTCATCACCAGCATGAATGGCCTGCTGATCGTCGGCACCACGGGCCTTGCGCTGTGGCTGTGGACCCAGTCGCTGATCTCGGTGGGGGCCATTGCCCTGGCCACCGGCCTGGTGATCCGCATCGTCAACATGTCGGGCTGGATCATGTGGGTGGTCAACGGCATCTTCGAAAACATCGGCATGGTCCAGGACGGCCTGCAAACCATCGCCCAACCGATCAGCGTCACCGACCGCGAACCGGCGCCGCGCCTGGAAGTAGCCCGTGGCGAGGTGCGTTTCGAACACGTGGCGTTTCACTACGGCAAGAAAAGCGGAATCATCGGCGACCTCAACCTGACCATCAAAGCCGGCGAAAAAATCGGATTGATCGGTCCTTCAGGCGCGGGCAAATCGACCTTGGTCAACCTGCTACTGCGCCTCTACGATCTGCAGGACGGGCAGATTCTGGTCGATGGACAGAACATCGCCAACGTGGCCCAGGAAAGCCTGCGCGAGCGGATCGGCATGATCACTCAGGACACCTCGCTGCTGCACCGTTCGATCCGTGACAATCTGCTTTACGGCAAACCCGACGCCACCGACGAAGAGCTCTGGGAGGCGGTCCGCAAGGCCCGCGCTGACGAGTTCATCCCGTTGCTGTCGGATGCTGAAGGCCGCACCGGCTTCGATGCTCATGTGGGTGAACGCGGGGTGAAACTCTCCGGCGGCCAGCGCCAGCGGATCGCCATCGCCCGAGTGCTGCTCAAGGACGCGCCGATCCTGATCATGGACGAAGCCACCTCGGCGCTGGACTCGGAAGTCGAAGCAGCGATTCAGGAAAGCCTGGAAACCCTGATGCAAGGCAAAACCGTGATCGCCATCGCTCACCGACTCTCGACCATCGCCCGGATGGATCGTCTGGTGGTGCTGGAAAAAGGCCACATTGCCGAAAGCGGCAGCCATACCGAATTGCTGGCCCATGGCGGGTTGTATGCGCGGCTGTGGCAGCACCAGACCGGCGGGTTTGTCGGAATCGATTGAGAAGCACTGTACAACCTGCGTAGGCGCTGCCGCAGGCTGCGATCTTTTGATCTTCGGCGCCTTTGAGGACGCTAAAAGATCGCAGCCTGCGGCAGCTCCTACACCTATTTGCGCCCGCGCAGAAACGATCAGCCTTGTCGGTAAGGCAAGGCGCTCTTCGCCTCTTCTGCATACCCCATGACCCCCACGCGTTCGCGCTCAAGAAAGTCTTTCACTGCTGCCTTCAATCCAGGATGACGCAAGTAGTGCCAGGAATGGGTGATCACCGGTTCAAAACCACGAATCAGTTTGTGTTCGCCCTGTGCGCCGGCATCGAAA
It encodes:
- a CDS encoding peptidylprolyl isomerase, which codes for MLKKIALVTGVVLFAANLMAATDAAKAPHVELVTTNGTIEIELDPVHAPVSTKNFLAYVDKGFYTNTIFHRVIPGFMVQGGGFTAQMVQKPTEAPIKNEASNGLHNVRGSLSMARTSDPDSATSQFFINVKDNDFLDPGRDAGYAVFAKVVKGMDVVDVIVNSPTTTKQGMQNVPIDPVLIKSAKRID
- a CDS encoding ABC transporter ATP-binding protein yields the protein MLYRRFEKLIDIFRDAPTAAPPSRVLPFYTYYLRQVWPSFAALLVVGLIGALIEVALFSYLSRIIDLAQGTPNADFFKIHGVELAWMAAVALILRPIFVGLHDLLVHQTLSPGMTSMIRWQNHSYVLKQSLNFFQNDFAGRIAQRIMQTGNSLRDSAVQAVDALWHVLIYAISALVLFAEADWRLMIPLLTWIACYIGALCYFVPRVKERSVVSSDARSKLMGRIVDGYTNITTLKLFAHTHFEQQYAREAIAEQTEKSQLAGRVVTSMDVVITSMNGLLIVGTTGLALWLWTQSLISVGAIALATGLVIRIVNMSGWIMWVVNGIFENIGMVQDGLQTIAQPISVTDREPAPRLEVARGEVRFEHVAFHYGKKSGIIGDLNLTIKAGEKIGLIGPSGAGKSTLVNLLLRLYDLQDGQILVDGQNIANVAQESLRERIGMITQDTSLLHRSIRDNLLYGKPDATDEELWEAVRKARADEFIPLLSDAEGRTGFDAHVGERGVKLSGGQRQRIAIARVLLKDAPILIMDEATSALDSEVEAAIQESLETLMQGKTVIAIAHRLSTIARMDRLVVLEKGHIAESGSHTELLAHGGLYARLWQHQTGGFVGID